GGAACCGGCGTGCAGTCGATCGACAACTTCCGGCTGACCCGCCCCGCGAACTCCGCCTACGGAAGCCTGGCCGGCTCCTCCGTCTACGCCTTCGGCGACAGCATCGTCTACGGGCACAAGTACTCGCGCGGCTTCATGAACTTCCTCGCCGAACGTGAGGGCATGACGCTGACGAAGTACGCGGTGAACGGCGCGACCGTGGGGCCGACCAGCAACCAGATCCTCACCCAGGTGCAGAACGCCAACGCACAGGCGCCCGACTACGTCGTCTTCGACGGTGGCACGAACGACGCCATCCAGATCCACGACGACCACACCTACACGGTCGGCACCGTCAGCGCCTCCCAGGACCCCGCCACGTTCGACACCGGCACGTACGCCGGATCGCTCGAGACCACCATCCGCACGATGCGGCAGAAGTGGCCGTCCGCCCAGCTGGTGTACGTGGCCGCCCACAAGATGGGCTCGCGGGACTGGGACACCCAGCTCGCCCTGCGGCAGGTGTACCTGCAGGCAGCCCAGAAGTGGGGCGTGGCGGTGGCCGACGTCTTCGCGGACACCTCCCTCGACACACGCGTCGACGCGCAGCGGGTGGCGTACACGTTCGACGACCTCGTCAACACCTTCCCGGGCAGTGGCGGCACCGGTACGCACCCGAACATCGCCGGCATCAACTCCTTCTTCCTGCCGGTCGTCACATCGGCACTGTCCCAGCTCGCCGACACGACCACGCTCAAGGCGCGGCACTCGGGCAAGTGCGCCGATGTGGCCGGCTCTTCGACCGCCGCCGGAGCCGAGGTGCAGCAGTGGAGCTGCTCGGGCGGCGACAGCCAGAAGTGGCAGCTGCACTCGGTCGGCGGGGGCTACTACCAGATCCTCAACGGCAACTCCGGCCGGTGCCTGGACGTGGCCGGCTCCTCCACGGCCGACCAGGCCGGGATCGTCCAGCAGACCTGCGACGGCCGCACCAGCCAGCAGTGGCGGCTGAGCGACACCGGCACCGGCTACTTCGAGATCGTCGCCCGTCACTCCGGGAAATGCCTCGACGTGGAGTCGGCCTTCACCGCGGACGGCACTCGCCTGCTCCAGTACACCTGCTGGGACAGCGAGTTGCACAAGAACCAGCACTGGAGTCTCCAGCTGTGACACACGGGATCCGTACCGCCGGGCGATCACCGGAGCAGCGGTGCTCGCCCCGGCGGGACGGGAAAGTGCCGACGGGACGACCAGAGCTCAGGAAAAAGGCTGCCTCGGCCTGCCCGGCACTAAAGTACTGGGCATGCGGGGCGGAGAGAGGCGGCGGGGGCAGACTGTGGACACAGAGAAGATGCCGGAGCGATCTGATCCGGACGCGCAGCCGTCGAAGCCTCCGAAGAGGAAGCGTCCCACCATCCTCGACGTCGCGGCGCACGCGGGTGTGTCGCATCAGACCGTCTCCCGCTTCCTGCGGGGCAACGGCGGGATGAAGCCGCAGACGGTGGCCCGCATCGAGCAGGCGGTCGCCGAGCTGGACTACCGGCCCAATCTGGTCGCGCGGTCGATGCGCACCCGCAAGTCGAACCGCATCACCGTGGTCCTGCCGACCATGACGACCTTCGTGCCCTCGCAGATCCTGCGCGGAGCGTCCGCGGAGGCGCAGGCGGCCGGTTACATGCTGGACATCGTCGGTCTGGAAGGCGACGAACAAGTCCGGGGAGACCGTGTCCGTGCCCTGCTCGACTCCGGTCAGGCCGATGGAGTGCTGACCTTCACGCCCATCGGAGATGTCCAGAAACTCGGGCTCGAGCACACGCCCACCGTGGTCATCGGCGAGTACGACGACCAGATGCGCTCCCACGGCATCACGGCCGACGGTGAACCGGCCGCCAAGATCATCGACTACCTCGCCTCCATAGGCCACCGGCGCTTCGTCCACGTCGCCGGCAGCACGGACTGGATGTCGGCACGCAAGCGACGCGAGGTCTACCTGCGGACCATCGCCGAGCGCGGCCTGGAGAACTATGCCGTCATCGACGGCGACTGGTCCGTGCGGTCCGGATACGACGCGGCCCAGAGCCTGTCGGCGGATTCCGGCGTCACCGCGGTTCTCGCCGCGAACGACGACGTCGCCATGGGCGTGATCCGCGGGTTCCAGGACCGCGGCTGGCGTGTTCCGGACGATGTGAGTGTATTCGGCTGGGACAACCACGAGTTCACCGCGTACTTCAACCCGTCCATCTCCACCGTGGACCTCGACCGCGAAGCCATGGGCCGGCAGGCCATGAAGGCCCTGCTCGCCCGCATCCGCCAGGAGGCGGAGCCGGAGATCCACCTCGACCTCAACTCCCGCCTGGTGCTGCGCGAGTCGAGCGGACCGGCGAGGAACGGCCACTCCGTCCGCTAGGACGGCCCACCCCACCCGCACCAGAACACCCCGGCGTTCGCCGAACGGGCACCCCTGTGTCCTGTCCGCACCCGGTCCCGACGCGGTCGCGGCGGCGTGCTCGCGCGCCCCGTCACCCCGCTGTACGGGCCGGAACCGGTGAACTGCCACCAAGTGCTCAAGCGTTACGTACAGAGCCTTGACCGAAATCTCGTCCGTTACTACGCTCACCGCAGTGAACGTTCACTATCGCTGACGTCACCCGGATCCCAACTCGGCGCGAAGCTGACGGTCAACCCGGCGCAGCAACTCGGCACACCGAGAACAAGGTTCAAGCGCACGTTCACAGCAATCCATGTCAGAGCCGCAGTAGTCCGCCCGAAGTCCGACGACTCGGAGCGGGCGCCCCCGGACCGCGGGTGCCTCTCGCGGGCCGGAGAACAGCCGAGTTGTGCAGCCCCCTCGCCGCGTGGCGAGACGGACCGCGCCGGAAGCCGGCTTCCTGACACGACGGATCCCCCGTCTGGGCGCACCGCCCACACACGGCAGCAGAGGAGCCCTCAACATGAACCACTCTTCCCGCCTGACCAGACGTACGCTCCGTGCGGTCGGGCTGACCTGTTCGGTCTTCGCCCTCACCCTGTCCGCGGGCTGCGCCGGAGACTCCTCCGGGAGCGACGGCGGCAAGACCGTCATCCGGTTCAACTGGTGGGGGTCCGACTCCCGGCACGAGATGACCAAGCAGATCATCGCGGCGTTCGAGAAGAAGCACCCGGACATCGACGTCCAGCCCGAGTACTCCAACTGGGACGACTACTGGAAGAAGCTGTCGACCGGTGCCGCCGCCGGTGACATGCCCGACGTCCTGCAGATCACCGACCCGTTCATGTACTCCTACATCGACAACGGGCAGCTGATGGACCTGAAGAAGGTCAAGGACGTCCTGCACACGGACAAGCTGCCGGCGAACTCGATGGCGATGACGACCGTGAAGGGCGGCCTGTACGGCGTCCCGGCCGGCGACAGCGCGTTCGGCATCGTGGCCGATCCGGTGGCGTTCAAGAAGGCCGGCGTGCCCCTTCCGGACGACACCAAGTGGTCGTGGGACGACTACATCAAGATCTCCAAGGCCATCTCCAAGACGAAGGGCCTGGTCGGCACCGCGATGCCGCTCTACCCCAACGACCTGGGGACCTGGCTGCGGCAGCACGGCGAGGACTACTGGACCAAGGACGGCAGCAAGATCGGTTTCACCGAGGGCACCATGGCCGCCTACTGGGAATGGGTCGTCAAGCTGCGTGACAGCGGCGGCACGACCAGCCCGGACGCCGCGATCGAGCAACTGTCGTCGGGAGCCGGTGTCGAGCAGGGCCTGGTCGCCCAGCACAAGGCGGCCATGAGCGACCTGTCCGTCACCCAGCTCGGCGCGATCGAAGGCGCCAGCGGACGCGAGGCCAAGCTGCTCCTCTTCCCCGGCGAGAAGGGGGCCACCCAGGTCGGCGCCTACACCAAGCCCGGCATCTTCTACGGCGCCTCCGCGCGGACCGAGCACCCCAAGGAGGCCGCGGAGCTGCTCGACTTCCTGGTCAACTCGCCCGAGGCGGCCAAGATCCAGAAGTTCGACCGCGGCGTTCCCAACAACCCGGACGTGCTGAAGGCGATCATGCCCGAGCTGTCCCCCTCGGAGAAGCGGATCGCCGACTACCTGTCCCGGGTCAACGCCCTGAAGCCGACCCCCCTGCACATCCCCAACGCGAAGGCCGGACCCGCTGTCCCGGAGATCTTCCAGCGACTCAACGAGGACGTGCTGTTCAACCGCGTGTCGCCGCAGGAGGCAGCCAAGAAGTTCATCTCCGAGATCAAGTCCCAGCTCTGAGCCGCCGCCTGCAGTAGCGCTTCCGGAAGGAATCCCCGCCGTGTCCGATCCGCGCATCAACGATCCGCGCACGCACGAACCGCGTACGAACGATCCGCGCATGACCACCTTTCGCCGTCGACTGCCGGGAATCGTCTACGGCGGGGACTACAACCCGGAGCAGTGGCCGAAGGAGGTGTGGCAGGAGGACGTCCGGCTCATGCGGGCCGCGGGCGTACGGCTCGTGAGCCTGGGCATCTTCTCCTGGGCCATGCTGGAGCCGGCCGACGGCCGGTTCGACTTCTCCTGGCTCGACGAGATCATGGACCTGCTGTGGGCGAACGGCATCCAGGTCAACCTCGCGACGCCGAACGCCGCACCCCCGCCGTGGCTCGCCACGGACTTCCCGGAGATCCTGTCGGCCGACCGGCAGGGGGTGCGGCACGGCATCGGCAGCAGAGGACACTTCTGCCCCTCCTCCCCGGTCTACCGGGACCGCAGCCGGCGCATCGCCGGGGCGCTGGCCGAGCGGTACGGGAAGCATCCCGCCCTGGCCATGTGGCACATCGGCAACGAGTACCACTCCGACTGCTTCTGCGAGCTGTGCGACGAGCGCTTCCGCACCTGGCTGCGGCAGCGGTACGGCACGCTGGACGAGCTGAACGACCGGTGGGGCACGGCGTTCTGGAGCCAGCGCTACAGCGACTGGTCCCAGGTGCACCTCCCCGGACCCGTGCGCGGCTCGGTCAACCCCACCCGCGAGCTGGACTTCTCCCGCTTCACCTCCGACAACCTGCTGGAACTCGTCACGGCCGAGCGAGACCTGCTCCACGCGATCACACCGGACGTGCCGGCGACCACCAACTTCTTCCAGTGCCGGCTGACCGACAGCCACCGGTGGGCGAAGGAACTCGACGTCGTCGCCTTCGACTGCTACCCCGACCCGGGCAAGCCCCACTCGATGGCCGTCGCCGCCTTCCAGTACGACCTGATGCGCTCACTGGGCGGCGGCCGGCCCTGGATGCTGATGGAACAGGCGGCCGGCGCGGTCAGCCAGTGGAAGATCAACCAGGTCAAACAGCCGGGCCGGATGCGCCTGGGCTCCTACCAGGCCGTCGCGCACGGCTCCGACGCGGTGATGTTCTTCCAGTGGCGGGCCTCCCGACAGGGGCAGGAGAAGTTCCACTCGGCGATGCTCCCGCACGGCGGTGAGAAGACCCGGACCTGGCAGGAGGTCAGGGCGCTCGGCAACGAACTGCGGACCCTCGACGAGGTCGCCACGGCCCGGAGCGGCGCCCAGGTCGCGATCGTGTGGGACTGGCAGAACTGGTGGGCCGTGGAAGGCCGCGCCCACCCCGACAACACCTTCGACTACCGGGACACCGTCGCCCGGCACCACCGGGCCCTGTGGAACAGCCAGGTCACCGTCGACGTCGTCACCCTCGACGACGACCTGTCGCCGTACCGGGTCCTGGTCATCCCCAACCAGTACCTGATGACACGTCAACACACCGCCGCGCTGCGGCAGTTCGTGGAGAACGGCGGCCAGCTCGTCGTCTCGTACTTCTCCGGGATCGTCGACGAGGACGACCGGATCGTCGAAGGCGGGTATCCGGGGGCGCTGCGCCAGATCATCGGCGCGCACGTCCAGGAGTTCTCCCCGCTGCCCGCCGGAGGCACGGTGCCCCTCCAGGCGGCAGCCGACCAGGCCTCGCTGAACGGTTTCCGCGCGACCGCCTCCGGGTGGCAGGACGACCTCGACCTGGAGACCGCCCGACCGCTCGCCGTCTACCGCGAGGGCCATCTCGCCGGCAAGGCCGCGGTGGTCGAGAACGAACTCGGCCGGGGCCGTGCCGTGTACCTCGGCACACGCCTGGACGACGACGCTCTTGAGGCCTTGGTGCGGCACGTCCTGGACACCGCCGGGGTGCGACCGGTGCACGCCGCACCGCGGGGCGTCGAGGTCACCGAGCGGCGGACGGACACGGGCGCGTACCTGTTCCTGCTCAACCACCGGCAGGACAAGGCGACCGTCACCCTCGACCGCTCCGGCACCGACCTGATCACCGGACGCCGCCTCCACGCCGGGGAGACGCTCGTCCTCGACGCGGCGGACGTCGCCGTCGTGCGCAGCCCCCTGGCCGCTTCGCAGCACGCCGAGCCGTCGCCGAGCGACTCCTGAATCCCGCACCCGATCCAAGAACCCGAGGACGATGACTGTGCTCCGCAGACCCCTCAGCCAGGCGGCCAGAAAAGAAGAACGCACCGCTTGGGTCTTCCTGCTGCCGTGGTTCGTCGGCATGGCCGGCGTCACGCTCGGTCCGATGATCGCCTCGCTGTACTTCTCCATGACGGACTACAACCTGCTGAGCTCACCGAAGTGGGTGGGTTTCGAGAACTACAGCAAGATGCTGGACGACCCCCGGTTGCGCCAGTCCCTGAGCGTGACCTTCATCTACGTCGTCCTGAGCGTGCCCTTGCTGCTGGCGGTCGCCCTCGGCCTGGCGATGGTCCTCAACCGGGGCATCAAGGGGCTGGCGTTCTACCGGTCCGTCTACTACCTGCCCTCGCTCCTCGGTGCCTCCGTCGCGGTGGGCATCCTGTGGCGGCAGGTCTTCGGCACCGACGGCCTGGTCAACAAGTTCCTCGGACTGTTCGGCATCCACGGACCCGGCTGGATCTCCAACCCGGACACCGCGCTGTACAGCCTCGTCGTCCTGCACGTGTGGACCTTCGGCTCCTCCATGGTGATCTTCCTGGCGGGCCTGCGGCAGATCCCCGAGCAGTACTACGAAGCCGCCGCGCTCGACGGCGCCGGCCGCCGGCACCAGTTCCGGCACGTCACCGTGCCGCTGCTCACCCCGATCATCTTCTTCAACCTCGTTCTGCAGATCATCAGTTCCTTCCAGTCCTTCACCCAGGCGTTCGTCGTCAGCGGGGGGACGGGAGGCCCCTCGGACTCGACCCTCTTCTACTCGCTGTACCTGTACGACGAGGGCTTCGGCCGGCTCCACATGGGCTACGCCTCCGCCATGGCCTGGCTCCTCGTGGTGATCGTCGGCGTCCTGACCGCAATCAACTTCTACTTCAGCAAGAGATGGGTGTTCTACGGTGACGGTAAGTGAGATGACACTCCTGAAGGCCGAGGACACTCCTTCGCCTGTCCCTGCCCCTTCACCCGCGGCGCAACGCCGCAAGCGGGCGGCCCGCGTCCGTGCGTTCCTCAAGCACGCCGTGCTGATCGCCTTTGGGCTCGTGATGATCTACCCGCTGCTGTGGATGATCGCCAGCTCGATCAAACCCGACGCCCTGATCTTCCGCGAACCCTCCCTGCTGCCCACGGACACCGACTTCGGCCACTACGCCGACGGCTGGAACGCGCTGTCGCACCCGTTCGGTGTCTACCTGCTGAACTCGGCGATCGTCGTGCTGGGCGCGCTGCTCGGCAACCTGGTCAGCTGCTCCATGGCGGCCTACGCCTTCGCGCGGCTCAAGTTCCGCGGGCGGGCGTTCTTCTTCGGCATGATGATGGTGACCCTGATGGTGCCGATCTACGTCCTCATCATTCCGCAGTACGTGATGTTCTCGAAGATCGAATGGGTCAACACGTTCCTGCCGCTGATCGTCCCCAAGTTCCTGGCCACGGACGCCTTCTTCATCTTCCTGATGGTCCAGTTCTTCCGGGGTCTGCCCAGCGAGCTGGACGAGGCGGCCAAGATCGACGGAGCCGGTTACTGGCGCATCTACTTCCGCATCCTCCTGCCGATCTCGTTGCCGGCCCTGGCCACCACCGCGATCTTCACCTTCATCTGGACGTGGAACGACTTCCTGAGCCAGTTGATCTACCTGACCAAACCGGAACTCCAGACGGCGCCCGTGGCCCTGCGCAACTACGTGGACGCCACCAGCGGAGCCTCATGGGGATCCCTGTTCGCGATGTCCGTCGTCACACTGATCCCGGTCTTCATCGTCTTCCTCGTCGGCCAGCGCTACCTCGTCAAGGGAATCGCCACCACGGGAATGAAGTAGCCCTCGGCCCGGACCCGGCTTGCTCGGTCGCCCCCCTGCTGGTACCAGGGGCCATGACCACTGAGCGACGCGTCCTCATCGTTGCCTACGACGATGCCCAGATCCTCGACATCGCCTGTCCCAGCGGCGCGTTGGACATCGCCAACCGGTACGGCGCGCAGCCGCCGTACTCCATCGAGCTGGGGACTCTGGGCCGTCGGGCTGCCCGCAGCTCGGCGGGGATCGTGATGGGGGCGGCGCGGGGGCTGGAGACGGTGGCGGGACGCCTGGACACGCTGATCGTGGTGGGCGGTATCGGCTGCGAGGGCGCGGCGGCGGACGAGCGATTGCTCGGGCAGGTCCGTCGGCTCGCGGGACTCAGCCGCCGCGTGGCCTCCGTCTGCACCGGTGCCCATGTGCTGGCCGCGGCCGGACTCCTCGATCACCGGCGCGTGACGACCCACTGGGGATGGGGCGACCGGCTCGCCGAGTCCCATCCCGATGTGGCCGTGGACCCGAACCCCCTCTACGTACGGGACGGCAACGTCTACACCTCGGCCGGCGTCACCAGCGCGCTCGACCTGACACTGGCCCTGATCGAGGACGACCACGGCCCGACGCTGGCCCGCGCGGTCGCACGGGAACTCGTCACGCATCTGCACCGCCCCGCCGATCAGGCACAGATATCCATGTTCCTGGCCGCTCCACCGCCGGAAGACCGGCTCGTGCGGGACCTGACGGGCTACATCGCCGCACACCTCTCGGAGGACCTGACGCCCGCTGCCCTGGCAGCGCGGGCGGGGGTCAGCCCCCGGCATCTGAGCCGTCTCTTCCGCACGCACCTCGACACGACCCCGGCCCGGGCCGTGCGTGCGGCGCGCACCGAAGCGGCGGCGCACCTGGTGCGCTCCAGCGGGCTCTCCCTCGCGGCGATCGCCCGCCGCTGCGGCCTCGGGTCGGCGGAGACACTGAGGCAGGCGTTGCTGGACCACTACGGCATGACGGGGGACACGATGCGCAGGATGCCGGACATGCCGCCCGCACGCGCCGCGGGGCAGCGGAAGACTCCCGGCCCATGAGGCATGTGACGACACGCAGAAACGTACTGCGCGGGACCGTGGCGACCGTCGCGCTCACCGCGACCGCCGTGGCATCGACCGGAGGGGCACACGCCGCCACCTCGGGCGGCGGCACGGGGCCGAGCATCGGCATCCTGCTGTACGACGGCTACAGCCTGCTGGACCCCACGGGTCCGGCCGAAGTCCTCTCGCGGCTGCCGGACGCGACCGTGACGATGATCGCGGAGAAGCGCGGCGCGGTCCGCACGGACACCGGGGACGTGGCCGTGGTCGCCGAACGGTCCATCGCCGACGTCGACCGCCTCGACGTGCTGCTCGTGCCGGGCGCCGGCGACCGGGGCACCGTCGCGGCGATGAACAACCAGGCGCTCCTGCGCTGGATCCGCCGGATCCACCGGCACACGCGATGGACGACTTCCGTATGCACCGGCAGCATCGTCCTCGCGGCGGCCGGGCTGCTCGACGGAAAGCGGGCGACGACCTACTGGGCCTCCGCCGAGTACCTCCGGTCCACGTTCGACGTGACCTACCTGCCGCAGCGCTACGTACGCTCCGGGAACATCATCACCGCGGCCGGGGTGTCGGCGGGAGTGGACATGGCCCTGTACCTCGCGTCCCTGATCGCGGGCGACGAAACGGCCGAGGCGATCCAGCTCGCCATCGAGTACGACCCCCGGCCGCCCTTCGACTCCGGCAACGCCGCAGAGGCGAGTCCGGCATTGAAGGAGAAGGCGTTGCGACTGCTCGCCGCCTCTCAGGTCTAGTCACCGACAGCGCGTGCCGCGGGGGCCCGGACCGGCCCGCCGGCCGTGATCGTCGTCGATCACGGCCCAGCGTCCGGCTCAGGCGTCCCGCTTGGTGAACAGGGCTCCCCACAGGGCGAGCAGGGCGGCGCCGTAGGCGGTGAAGACCAGGCCGCCCGTGAGGGGCCGGAGCGGTGGCGGGGCGCCGTCGAAGGGCGGCTCCGACGTCACGGCCATCATCCGCTCGCCCGCGGTGAACGGCAGGTAGGCGGAGAGCGATCGCATCGAAGCGAACGCGTCCATCCCGAGGATCAGCGAGACGAGGCCTTCGATGATCATGGGGAGGATGATGAGCAGCACGATGGCCGCCGGGATGCCGCGGGTGATGCCGGCCAGCGTGAGCCCGAACAGCGCGCAGACCACGAGGAACACCACGTAGCCGGCGGCCACCCGGCCCATCGTGGCCGACATGAGCGCCTCCCCGGCGCCCGGTCCGCCCACCAGCAGGCCGATGGCCAGGCTCTCGGCGGCCAGGAGCGCCGCGACCACTGCCACCGCCGCGGCGACGACCAGGGTCTTGGCGGTCCACAGGTGCGTCCGGCGCGGGAACGCCGTCAGCGTGGTGCGGATCGTCCCGTACCGGTACTCGTGTCCCGTGGCGAAGACACCGATCAACCCCATGAAGACGAAGATCAGCGGGATCAGGCCGGTACCACCGCTGAGCGCCAGCGCCGCCGACTGGTCGTCGAGCGACCCGCCCCGGCTCTTGCCGTCCAGGGTGATCACGAGCGCCAACAGCCCCTGGGCGACGGCCGACATCCCGATCAGCCACCATGTGGACCGCAGGGTGCTGAGCCGAACCCATTCGTAG
This genomic stretch from Streptomyces sp. Go-475 harbors:
- a CDS encoding RICIN domain-containing protein produces the protein MVPALLVPPAASAAETPGATLINETFDAQTDPANFGFPTGAAIGNGVLSITKGMPNYSTSVRPFASSVTQEKTLDLRFDWKTDIASTGMKTGLELRDNAGHLVFGLAATAAELRYAVTGPDSDSTAAPDALNPTWTRIGFDRTKWYTVDLHMDFTLRKVQYTITSKESAPVVLASATGSITGTGLAKFVACNYYGTGVQSIDNFRLTRPANSAYGSLAGSSVYAFGDSIVYGHKYSRGFMNFLAEREGMTLTKYAVNGATVGPTSNQILTQVQNANAQAPDYVVFDGGTNDAIQIHDDHTYTVGTVSASQDPATFDTGTYAGSLETTIRTMRQKWPSAQLVYVAAHKMGSRDWDTQLALRQVYLQAAQKWGVAVADVFADTSLDTRVDAQRVAYTFDDLVNTFPGSGGTGTHPNIAGINSFFLPVVTSALSQLADTTTLKARHSGKCADVAGSSTAAGAEVQQWSCSGGDSQKWQLHSVGGGYYQILNGNSGRCLDVAGSSTADQAGIVQQTCDGRTSQQWRLSDTGTGYFEIVARHSGKCLDVESAFTADGTRLLQYTCWDSELHKNQHWSLQL
- a CDS encoding LacI family DNA-binding transcriptional regulator, producing MPERSDPDAQPSKPPKRKRPTILDVAAHAGVSHQTVSRFLRGNGGMKPQTVARIEQAVAELDYRPNLVARSMRTRKSNRITVVLPTMTTFVPSQILRGASAEAQAAGYMLDIVGLEGDEQVRGDRVRALLDSGQADGVLTFTPIGDVQKLGLEHTPTVVIGEYDDQMRSHGITADGEPAAKIIDYLASIGHRRFVHVAGSTDWMSARKRREVYLRTIAERGLENYAVIDGDWSVRSGYDAAQSLSADSGVTAVLAANDDVAMGVIRGFQDRGWRVPDDVSVFGWDNHEFTAYFNPSISTVDLDREAMGRQAMKALLARIRQEAEPEIHLDLNSRLVLRESSGPARNGHSVR
- a CDS encoding sugar ABC transporter substrate-binding protein — encoded protein: MNHSSRLTRRTLRAVGLTCSVFALTLSAGCAGDSSGSDGGKTVIRFNWWGSDSRHEMTKQIIAAFEKKHPDIDVQPEYSNWDDYWKKLSTGAAAGDMPDVLQITDPFMYSYIDNGQLMDLKKVKDVLHTDKLPANSMAMTTVKGGLYGVPAGDSAFGIVADPVAFKKAGVPLPDDTKWSWDDYIKISKAISKTKGLVGTAMPLYPNDLGTWLRQHGEDYWTKDGSKIGFTEGTMAAYWEWVVKLRDSGGTTSPDAAIEQLSSGAGVEQGLVAQHKAAMSDLSVTQLGAIEGASGREAKLLLFPGEKGATQVGAYTKPGIFYGASARTEHPKEAAELLDFLVNSPEAAKIQKFDRGVPNNPDVLKAIMPELSPSEKRIADYLSRVNALKPTPLHIPNAKAGPAVPEIFQRLNEDVLFNRVSPQEAAKKFISEIKSQL
- a CDS encoding beta-galactosidase, whose translation is MTTFRRRLPGIVYGGDYNPEQWPKEVWQEDVRLMRAAGVRLVSLGIFSWAMLEPADGRFDFSWLDEIMDLLWANGIQVNLATPNAAPPPWLATDFPEILSADRQGVRHGIGSRGHFCPSSPVYRDRSRRIAGALAERYGKHPALAMWHIGNEYHSDCFCELCDERFRTWLRQRYGTLDELNDRWGTAFWSQRYSDWSQVHLPGPVRGSVNPTRELDFSRFTSDNLLELVTAERDLLHAITPDVPATTNFFQCRLTDSHRWAKELDVVAFDCYPDPGKPHSMAVAAFQYDLMRSLGGGRPWMLMEQAAGAVSQWKINQVKQPGRMRLGSYQAVAHGSDAVMFFQWRASRQGQEKFHSAMLPHGGEKTRTWQEVRALGNELRTLDEVATARSGAQVAIVWDWQNWWAVEGRAHPDNTFDYRDTVARHHRALWNSQVTVDVVTLDDDLSPYRVLVIPNQYLMTRQHTAALRQFVENGGQLVVSYFSGIVDEDDRIVEGGYPGALRQIIGAHVQEFSPLPAGGTVPLQAAADQASLNGFRATASGWQDDLDLETARPLAVYREGHLAGKAAVVENELGRGRAVYLGTRLDDDALEALVRHVLDTAGVRPVHAAPRGVEVTERRTDTGAYLFLLNHRQDKATVTLDRSGTDLITGRRLHAGETLVLDAADVAVVRSPLAASQHAEPSPSDS
- a CDS encoding sugar ABC transporter permease, coding for MTVLRRPLSQAARKEERTAWVFLLPWFVGMAGVTLGPMIASLYFSMTDYNLLSSPKWVGFENYSKMLDDPRLRQSLSVTFIYVVLSVPLLLAVALGLAMVLNRGIKGLAFYRSVYYLPSLLGASVAVGILWRQVFGTDGLVNKFLGLFGIHGPGWISNPDTALYSLVVLHVWTFGSSMVIFLAGLRQIPEQYYEAAALDGAGRRHQFRHVTVPLLTPIIFFNLVLQIISSFQSFTQAFVVSGGTGGPSDSTLFYSLYLYDEGFGRLHMGYASAMAWLLVVIVGVLTAINFYFSKRWVFYGDGK
- a CDS encoding carbohydrate ABC transporter permease; amino-acid sequence: MTLLKAEDTPSPVPAPSPAAQRRKRAARVRAFLKHAVLIAFGLVMIYPLLWMIASSIKPDALIFREPSLLPTDTDFGHYADGWNALSHPFGVYLLNSAIVVLGALLGNLVSCSMAAYAFARLKFRGRAFFFGMMMVTLMVPIYVLIIPQYVMFSKIEWVNTFLPLIVPKFLATDAFFIFLMVQFFRGLPSELDEAAKIDGAGYWRIYFRILLPISLPALATTAIFTFIWTWNDFLSQLIYLTKPELQTAPVALRNYVDATSGASWGSLFAMSVVTLIPVFIVFLVGQRYLVKGIATTGMK
- a CDS encoding DJ-1/PfpI family protein, coding for MTTERRVLIVAYDDAQILDIACPSGALDIANRYGAQPPYSIELGTLGRRAARSSAGIVMGAARGLETVAGRLDTLIVVGGIGCEGAAADERLLGQVRRLAGLSRRVASVCTGAHVLAAAGLLDHRRVTTHWGWGDRLAESHPDVAVDPNPLYVRDGNVYTSAGVTSALDLTLALIEDDHGPTLARAVARELVTHLHRPADQAQISMFLAAPPPEDRLVRDLTGYIAAHLSEDLTPAALAARAGVSPRHLSRLFRTHLDTTPARAVRAARTEAAAHLVRSSGLSLAAIARRCGLGSAETLRQALLDHYGMTGDTMRRMPDMPPARAAGQRKTPGP
- a CDS encoding DJ-1/PfpI family protein, with the protein product MRHVTTRRNVLRGTVATVALTATAVASTGGAHAATSGGGTGPSIGILLYDGYSLLDPTGPAEVLSRLPDATVTMIAEKRGAVRTDTGDVAVVAERSIADVDRLDVLLVPGAGDRGTVAAMNNQALLRWIRRIHRHTRWTTSVCTGSIVLAAAGLLDGKRATTYWASAEYLRSTFDVTYLPQRYVRSGNIITAAGVSAGVDMALYLASLIAGDETAEAIQLAIEYDPRPPFDSGNAAEASPALKEKALRLLAASQV
- a CDS encoding ABC transporter permease, whose amino-acid sequence is MTSALRYEWVRLSTLRSTWWLIGMSAVAQGLLALVITLDGKSRGGSLDDQSAALALSGGTGLIPLIFVFMGLIGVFATGHEYRYGTIRTTLTAFPRRTHLWTAKTLVVAAAVAVVAALLAAESLAIGLLVGGPGAGEALMSATMGRVAAGYVVFLVVCALFGLTLAGITRGIPAAIVLLIILPMIIEGLVSLILGMDAFASMRSLSAYLPFTAGERMMAVTSEPPFDGAPPPLRPLTGGLVFTAYGAALLALWGALFTKRDA